In Panicum virgatum strain AP13 chromosome 5K, P.virgatum_v5, whole genome shotgun sequence, the genomic window GCAGATTCCAAAGTTCAGAATCCAATGGCCAATGCCCTTATTTTTCTTCTCCAATTACTGAATCGGGTGGAGTCGTTGGTGCAAACCGAAGATGAGCAGGCTGCCGGGGTCAATGGGAATTGGGAAGCCAAGGTTGAGGCGGCGCTCGTTGATGTAGGTGCTGTTGGTGCTGCCCAGGTCCGTCACCAGCAGCCTCCCGTCTTTCTTCTCCAGCCGAGCATGCGTGCCAGAGACTGCATTTTTGTTATGCACACGGGAATTGCAAGATCATCAGATGGTGAAAGATTTATCTGATCCTGGTTGCTGTAACTGACAGAGCATACATTCCATTCCATGCATGATTGCTTACCAAATTCAGATAAATGGACATATGAGAATTAATTAGTGACTGCAGTTTTGCAAGAAGTGAAGTGACCTGTGGCAACGGGGAGGATGATGTCAGCCTTGTCAGCGACCCGACCAATGGTCAGCGCATCCTGGACAATGTGGACACCACAATTCTTTCCGTCATCAAGGTTGTTAAATAACATTTGGCAGTTAGTTGTTCAATGTACAAATAAAAAGAGGATGATGATGGTGAACAGCACATACGGAGGCTATCTCGAACGCGCCGGGGCGTGCAACTTTGTAGACGATGTGGCGCCAATCGCCGTCGCCTGAAATTGGGAATGCAAGGTGCACTTGAGCATATATAATTCCATCCATTGAATACTGACAACGCTTGGAAGAACAATAATCTAACAGAGTGGGTAATCAAAGGATACGAGAAGGATGTTCAGGACCGCAACTAGTGCTAAATTGCAGATGGACACGACATACTCGAAGGCAGAGTTACTGAAAGAATGGAGGAATCAATGATGTTAGGCTGTAGCAAACCTGCAGGGTCAAGAACCCATCTTACTGAAGAACCAAGGGTTGATGGGCCATCAGCAAGGCTGGAGGAACACCTCAGGATGctgttcttcttcttgctgcTGGGTAACCTTGGCACATCGAGGCAAACCGAATGCTGCTGCTTCGCACTGGGCACGGAGCAGCTGCTGCAAGAAGGCCGAAGCAATGAGGGGGAAGTCTTGAAGCTTGTGAGTGATCTCCTGGGAGTACTGGAGAAGAGGACCAGGGAGGAGGTAGTAGCCACTGCAGCTTCCATCAGATCAGGCATTGTTGATGTGCAGCAGCGGAGGGAATGGAGGGGACAGGCTCGCTCGAGAGGCCTTGGTTTTGTTTGCGAATCGGATTGTTCCTTGCCTTTTGCTTTCGGTTGAGTTCTCTGTGGATCATTGGAGATAAGAGTTGAGGCTGCTGTTTGTCCTGGGCACAACACAATCCTACCTACACCTGGCCTCATAGCCAATCGTTCCTCCTTGCCATCTGCAGATCTGCTGCTACTCACTGCGTCTTTATCTGTGTGTCACCGTGTATAAATTTACAGCCTCgccaactttttttttattgaGAGAGAGTTCAGAGTTGTAGTATGTTGTGACGTTGAGGCCTACCGTGTATCACGACGTGAACTCGGACAGATGAGACGCCCCTGACATCAGGGCCAACACGTCAGCCTCAGCGTGCTAGTAGCAACCAACAACAACGTGCTGGCCCCCATCGCCTCCAGAATTTTGGCAATACCGATTCAGATCGCGGCCACGGCAACCCAGAGAAGGAGAGGAACCCAACCGAGCGAGGCGGCACAAATTCCCAATCTGCGACCCCTGCTCCAGTGCTCCACCCAAAGGTAAGATTTTTGCGAGATCTCTGCGCTCAATAGTCCGGATCAATTTTTTTGTTTCGTCAGTTTTCCTCAACTTTTTGGCCTCTCTTTTTGGCGATCAGCCGGATTCGATTCGATCAGATGGCGGTGGCCAGCGTTCCTCTGGGCGCCCAAGAACTACGGGTGGGTAACTTGTTGAGCTTATCTTTTCCGTCCCAAGCTTCAGATCTCGTGCTAGATGAGATGCGTGATGTTAATGTTGGGGATTTCGGTTGCTCTGCTTCACTTAGACAAGCAATTGTGCATAGGTATACAAACCGCTGTCATGATACATATgtattttcattttctttgttCAAGGAATACTTTCTTTATTTGCTGATTGTTTCGTCATTGCCCTGTTAAATAAATAGATGATGGTCCAACCAAGAACCAATGGGTTAATTAGCTCATGTGCTTACGGCCTTACTGTGCCTGTCTGCTTCTATGCCATAGAATCATTTTATTGTGAGGAAACAGTTGTTTAGTGCAGATTGATTTGCGCATGATCACATTGTATCAGTATATATGCTTGGCATGCAAGGCGTTTCCAGGCGCTAATTAGGTCTCCATCCGATCCGTTGTGTGACTAGATCGACGGTGGTAGTCCatgggccatgtttggttagatttgaagaatttttttctactttgaccactaattagcggtattaaataaagtctaattacaaaaccacttgCAGGACCCTGGgtaaattcgcgagacgaatttaatgaggcctttgaccgcacgattagaggatgattactgtagcatcaatgtagcaaattatgaattaattaggctcattagattcgtcgcgccaAACTGCACTCATCtatgaaaaaattttacaaatagactttattttgTACTTCATGCATACAAGATTCCTTCGTGAAATTTATTTGAAGAATTTACCAAACATGGCCATGAGCTGGCTGGCCAGGCCTGGTCATTCTTTACAAACTGATGAGTAATGACAGTGGTACGGCCGATCGAAGCTTCTTCGTTCCGACAGGGACGAAGACTTGATGAACGTTTTTTCTGTTTTCAGACTATCTGCAGTTTATTACTAGGTCAGGTCGTCGAATCAATTGTCGTTGTCCGTTCAGCGTGGTCAGAGGCGTGAGGTGCAAGTTCCACTTGGCGAGAAGAATTCCAAGATGATGACTTGGAAAGGAAGGCAAATTAATTTCTACTGATAATAAAATGCATGCATGGCGTGGACGGAGATTAGGAGTAAGGGAAATACTTAAAAATGGTCGGCCGTGCCGAAGCGCGCACGCACGGCCGCACCATTCCTTCTTCCTCGTCGTCGCACCTTCGTCCTCCTCGCCCACCAGCACGCACGCGCGTTGCCGttgtcgtcgccgtcgcgccgctgcctcctatAGCTTCGGCCTGCCACCAACTGCCGCAtccccgctcgcgccgccgccggcgacctccccCACCCggttagggtttcgggttgAGGGTTGCCGGGggacctcctcctccggcggatctaggaggaggcctcgggggaggcggcggcctggtGGTGGAGGTAGGCGTGGGGGCGaaatggcgggcggcgggggcgccgccgccggggcggtGGAGGACGGcagttgggcggcggcggcagcgggggaaGGCGATGAGACCGTCACGGCGGAGCCGGGttagggcggcggccgcggatctAGTGGCTAGAGCCGCcggagatggaggaggagggcggtgtgggggcgagcgccgccaccgGGTTAGTgtgggggcggcggtggaggcggcggtggcgccgtcaGATCCGGGAGAGGCCGTGGCAGcgggggcgacgacggcgagttcggcggcggggagcagagGTCGGGCGGTGACGTGCGGTTCCACGAGGAAGAAGAACGCGGAGGAAGAACGCACGTTCGTTCGAAGGGCCTAGGTTGTCAGCGTCGGTGCAGGAGTGTGCATGTGCGGCGGCAAACGCATGGGCGGTCGTGCTTTAGCCAACCCCTAGGAGTAACTCCTACTGTACTCTATACCATACACGTAGCAAAGTTAACTGGGATAGCCGTTACACGGGTGCACCCTGCGGTTCCACACAGCTCCCAGCGCACGCGTCGTACGTGCTGCAACTAGTTTTGAGAAGCCGGGTATGTACACACGATTGTTAAAACTGATACGCACGCATTGTTCTCTTAATGAAATGCGTGCCAAGCACCTCAATTTTTGATCAAATAAATCTCCGTTAGTTCcacaaagagagagagaaaaattagCAACAATAAtggacttttatttttttcgaaACACCAGTACAAACTCAAACGCTCACAACGCAAAAACCACAATGTAAgtcttgagttgtatgagaGAGTAGAGTGAGTGACTTATACATTATGGTTTCACACACTTAACCGTTATGTGCGCAAAAATCTActttttaatatttttgttaAATTCTACATGTCATAATAGGTTTATGGCAaaattttcacttttttttatatgttttgctatatgttttcatttaaataaaattttagaataaaaataaaattatttgtaggggcgggtgatggagtgacccacccctacaaatgattttcaattttattaTAGAAATTTGTTTAATTCTGAAAtacgtccggatactccggctaTATGTCCGGATACTCTGGACAGACGTTCGGACATCCGATCTTCGACCTGGATACTCCGGCTaaatgtccggatactccggacagaaaatcatttaattcacaaaaaatagcaaaacacatCAAAAAAGATGAATTTTGTACCATAGACCTATTGTGATCTATAAAACTAGAAAACAATATCAAAAGCATATTTcagtgtactccctccatcctgaaaTGTAGGGCATTCTAAGATTTGAAATTTGTACTCAAATGTAAGCCATTTTAGGATCTTTGGACAAAATTCCCAGTCAAACTTATCCCTTTAGTTCCCCAGGTCATGACTTGCGAGGtctcctctccttttcttttctccatggCACTGCTTTGGCAGCGAGCGCCGCCCACCGCCCCAATCCCCTCCGTCTCCCCCTTCCAATTTTCCTggccgctcctccctccccgcctcTGCTAATTAATGTTTGTTGGATGCCGAGGAATATAAGCTATTTAAGTATGTTTTGTTTTCTGTGCGACAGCTTAACTTCTAATGATTGCATCTGATAATTACAActgaaaaatatattaataagGGGTACATGCGTCTTTTCTATATCTTCTTAATCTGTTGGAAAAATCGTAGAATGTCTTaaatttcaggacggagggagtatatagtgATTATGAGTGTAGAAACCACAATGTAAGTCTTGAGTTGTATTAGAGAGTAGAATGAGTGAGTTATACATTATGGTTTCACACACTTAAtcattactccctccttcccagtttataaggcatacacgtatatcaagattcaaaccttctcatctttgaccaataatttgactattaaatttttgtttttataatgcaaatttcatatgattggattcataatcaaatatagtttacaatgattataagcttataatcaaaagtgatataatatatgataaataaatggtcaaagtgttgtttagaagaccgtgtcatgttccaccatgccttataaacggggaaggagggagtatgtaCGTAGAAATCTACTTTTTGATATTTTTGTTAAATTCTACATGTCATAATAGGCTTATGACaaaaattttactttttttatatgttttgctatatattttcatttaatcaaaattttagaataaaagaaaaaaaatttgtaggggcgggtggggacGTCACTTGCCCTTAAAAATctatttttagggatgggtgatggagtgacccgcccctataaataattttttattttattatagaAATTTGTTTAATTCTGAAatatgtccggatactccggacaaaCGTTCAGACATCCGATCTTCGACCCGGATACTTCGGCTATATGTTTGGATATTCCGGACAGAAAATCATTTAATTcacaaaaaatagcaaaacacaacaaaaaaagataaaatttgTACCATAGGCCTATTGTGATCTATAAAACTAGAAAATAATATCAAAAGcatatttcagtgtatatagtgattatgagtgtggaaaccacaatgtaagtcttgagttgtatgagaGAATAGAGTGAGTAACTTATATATTATGGTTTCACACACCTAACCATTATGTACACAGAAATCTACTTTTTAATGTTTTTGTTAAATTCTACATGTCATAATAGGTTTATGGCAaaaattttatttctttttatatgttttgctatatgtttttatttaaacaaaattttagaataaaaaaaaattaattgtagGGGCAGGGGaacgtcacccgcccctaaaaatctatTTTTAAAGGCAGGTGATGGAGTGACCCGTCCCTGAAAATGTGGCGATCCGAATGCTTGCAAGACTGTGAAGTTATTGGCTCGAGCAGGATCGACTGGCCCACCCCCCGCCGCGTCCCCGATCCCTCATCTCCTGCAACCTTATCATCTCCCGTGCTTCTCTCTTCCTCGCATCTCTCATTCTCTCTCCCTCATTTATCCTCTATCTCTCTCCTACCTTATCTGCCCGCGGAGGGAGCGGCATGCGGCGGGAGCGGTGTGCGGTGGCCAAcgggtgcggcggccggcgggcgcagCGTGCGGCGGCCGATGGGTGCTGCGTGCGGTGGACGTGGCGGTCGGCGGGCCCCTAGACCTCCCTTCTGCTGTGAGCGCGGACGGCTGGACCTCCTGCGGCCAAGAGTTCTTGGTAATCGAGTTCTACTTGTCTACTTGATTTCTTGGTAATGAAGTTCTACTTGATTTCTTAGTAATCGAGTTCTTGATGGATTCTTCTTGGGGCAGGAACTGACGAGTGCAGGCCCGGTGCCCGGATTGTGCCCACGGCCGTGGACATGCAGGCGCTGTTCAACGCGGACGGCGTTGTGAagccgcggcggtgcggcgctCCGACGACGTTGTGGAGctgcggcgacgcggaggagcgCGCGACGGGCGCGCTCGCTCGGCGGCTCGACGCAGGGCTGCATGAGCCGTGGGGGGGGGGCGCGCTCGCTCTGCGGCACGGGCATGGCGGCGGCCTGGCGCGGCGGCGATCTGGACAAGCTGCGGCGGCCTGGCCAGTGGCGGCGGGGCTGGCCTGGACGGCGGGCGCagctattttttttgttttttttaaatcaattactaggggcgggtgacgggaTGACCCGTCcctagaaatcgatttttagggacgggtgacGGGTGACCCGTCCTTTGAaatctatttttaggggcggttgaTGGAGTGACCCGCCCCTTAAATAGATTTGTAGAGGCGGATGAAGGTGTGACCCGCCTCTAGAAATGGGTTTTCAGGGACGGGAACGTTATCCGCTCCTGCAAATACCATTTTTGGCTGCGAAAAGCAGCAACGGGTCTGAGATCTGCCCcatccgcccctagaaatagcATTTTGACCGCCCCCACAAATTCTTTACATTGTAGTGCCAGGTTGCATCAGAACACTTACGACGACACGTGGGGACCATTAGGGATGTAGAGTATTGCACATATAAAACTACTATATGTTTTTAACAATGTTGGAAATAGTCCACTATTAGCTTTTTAAGAGTTCTCACGCTCCGCTATACAATATTTATCCGCTAACTCCACTAAGGATGTTTTACGGGAATTAGTTCTGCGAAATATCTGCTAAAGGTGTTTTTTGCAATACTTCACAACGCTAGATGTTAAGTGGCAAGTAAATTTTAGTGGTGTCATCCCTCAAAGACGATGTCACAAGAATTGATACAACTAAATGAATGTAGGTTGGACCCTAGACAACATAGCACAGGCACCATTGGGCAGTTAAGAGACATGTTAGAGTTTATTTTTAGGTGTTAGACCGTTGGGGAATCCGGCTCCGGAAGCAACTGGGGGACCCATACCCTCCAGTATCGAGGTAGGGGGGACCTCCTGGAAGACCCCTCCCTTCTAGAGATTCAGGACATCACGCCCTGGGGGTCCTTCTGCGCCAGAGGGGTCCCAGATGTTCAGGGCGGCGCGGAGCATCCGACGTAGGCTCCAGGGCCCCTCCGCGTCCGAAGGGCGTCGGACGTTCGGGGCGTGTCGGTGTACCCAGAccgggatacccactcctactatgTCTTGGCTGATACacgtgtagttatccgtaactacgccctgagggcctgagcagccggaccccagcggtccgactccatctcaccgggccaacggcctcgGACCTGCTCCACCATGTAGGGacaggtccggtgacgccacgtgtcccagagataGAAATGCTCAGGACTTATGCCGTGGATTCGGACCCCCACAGTccggtccgggacctccacgtgcctatccggaccccccgaGCCCTCGGCTCAGCACTCCGGTCGGGAGGagtccggagccaccacgtgtcacgcagacgcgggcgcgggcgcaagccttccgctggaagctcgccCACGTGTCCTGCATGTGCGGGCGCGGGCACAAGCCTttcgctggaagctccctcacccacccgcattaaatacgagtggttgaggcgtgctctgctgccgctgggcacggggcagcttttgtcagtccacagtGTGGATCGCG contains:
- the LOC120707497 gene encoding uncharacterized protein LOC120707497 isoform X2 produces the protein MPDLMEAAVATTSSLVLFSSTPRRSLTSFKTSPSLLRPSCSSCSVPSAKQQHSVCLDVPRLPSSKKKNSILRCSSSLADGPSTLGSSVRWVLDPAGDGDWRHIVYKVARPGAFEIASDALTIGRVADKADIILPVATVSGTHARLEKKDGRLLVTDLGSTNSTYINERRLNLGFPIPIDPGSLLIFGDIHLAMFHVRKMIVEVPSETDAAQQETKAELVSAAVEDTTS
- the LOC120707497 gene encoding uncharacterized protein LOC120707497 isoform X1 → MPDLMEAAVATTSSLVLFSSTPRRSLTSFKTSPSLLRPSCSSCSVPSAKQQHSVCLDVPRLPSSKKKNSILRCSSSLADGPSTLGSSVRWVLDPAGDGDWRHIVYKVARPGAFEIASDALTIGRVADKADIILPVATVSGTHARLEKKDGRLLVTDLGSTNSTYINERRLNLGFPIPIDPGSLLIFAGDIHLAMFHVRKMIVEVPSETDAAQQETKAELVSAAVEDTTS